From the genome of Sulfitobacter pacificus, one region includes:
- a CDS encoding TRAP transporter substrate-binding protein encodes MKFTSGLAGLAIALSSTAAYAEETLSVVGSWSGLPLHKQYENPFWTEKFPQASGGDFTVNLTTHDQMGIKGGDVFRMLGEGVFDVGMTVADYAVSDTPALEGLDVPLIATDAASARKMVDAARPMVDDIYADVFNAKVLGIAPYPPQVVFCNADVSSISDLKGLKIRASGRMTGKLLEALGAEAVSVSFGEVPGALQKGVVDCAVTGAGSGYSAGWWEVSTHLMPIPLGGWDPVVTAINLDKWNSLSGEQQTLIQQQVTDNLETPAWETAQEALANDVACLTGEGDCPGEKRSMTLVPVSDADVATAREILITKVLPDWAERSGGDWGKRWSDTVGAATGVSLN; translated from the coding sequence ATGAAGTTCACTTCCGGACTAGCCGGGCTAGCAATTGCCCTTTCATCCACGGCGGCATATGCCGAAGAAACACTTTCCGTTGTGGGAAGCTGGAGCGGTCTGCCGCTGCACAAGCAATATGAAAACCCATTCTGGACAGAGAAATTCCCGCAAGCCAGCGGCGGCGATTTTACGGTCAACCTGACCACACATGATCAGATGGGAATCAAAGGCGGCGATGTTTTCCGCATGTTGGGCGAAGGTGTCTTTGACGTTGGGATGACTGTTGCCGATTATGCGGTATCAGACACGCCAGCGCTTGAAGGGCTTGATGTTCCGTTGATTGCAACCGATGCGGCGTCTGCCCGCAAGATGGTAGATGCCGCCCGCCCGATGGTGGATGATATCTATGCGGATGTGTTCAACGCAAAAGTTCTGGGCATTGCACCCTACCCGCCGCAGGTTGTGTTTTGCAACGCTGATGTCTCGTCCATTTCGGACCTGAAGGGGCTGAAGATCCGTGCCTCTGGCCGGATGACGGGTAAGCTGCTTGAAGCACTGGGTGCAGAAGCCGTCAGCGTTAGTTTCGGCGAAGTGCCCGGCGCGTTGCAAAAAGGTGTTGTGGATTGTGCCGTCACTGGCGCGGGATCTGGCTATAGCGCTGGCTGGTGGGAGGTTTCCACCCATCTGATGCCCATCCCCCTTGGTGGCTGGGACCCCGTTGTTACTGCGATCAATCTGGACAAGTGGAACTCCCTTTCAGGGGAACAGCAGACGCTGATCCAACAACAGGTGACAGACAATCTTGAAACACCGGCATGGGAAACCGCACAGGAAGCACTGGCAAATGACGTGGCCTGTCTGACTGGCGAAGGCGATTGCCCGGGCGAGAAACGCAGCATGACACTTGTGCCGGTTTCCGATGCGGATGTTGCCACGGCGCGTGAGATCCTGATCACCAAAGTACTGCCCGATTGGGCTGAACGTTCCGGCGGGGACTGGGGCAAACGCTGGAGTGATACAGTGGGTGCCGCAACCGGCGTTTCTCTCAACTAG